In Halobacteriovorax marinus SJ, the following proteins share a genomic window:
- a CDS encoding helix-turn-helix domain-containing protein, with amino-acid sequence MEKQKNYYDVLEIPPSATQEDIQQGYVRAKNAYSMDSLALYSLMTKEECDSILNLIEEAYSIISDPIKRQQYDEARGLNKNFSYHERQTASDSFTRNDSPDSKLDAQLGTDTKPNEGNVKRIVASKKFALDYQENPEMEEKITQATDFTGDFLKEIREYKNVDILRMSEMTKVSKTYLKYIEEEAITKLPATVYVRGFVYQYAKCLKLNPEMVASSYLNRIKELKG; translated from the coding sequence TTGGAAAAGCAAAAGAATTACTACGATGTATTAGAAATACCACCTAGTGCGACTCAAGAAGATATTCAGCAAGGGTATGTTAGAGCAAAGAATGCATACTCGATGGACTCCCTAGCACTCTATTCTCTTATGACAAAAGAAGAGTGTGACTCTATTTTAAACTTAATAGAAGAGGCCTATAGCATAATTAGTGATCCTATAAAGAGACAACAATACGATGAGGCTAGAGGTCTTAATAAGAACTTCAGCTATCATGAGAGACAAACTGCTTCAGATAGCTTTACTCGCAACGACTCACCTGACTCTAAACTAGATGCTCAACTTGGGACAGATACAAAACCTAATGAAGGTAATGTTAAGAGAATTGTTGCAAGTAAGAAATTTGCTTTGGACTACCAAGAAAATCCTGAAATGGAAGAAAAGATTACTCAGGCCACAGATTTCACAGGGGATTTTCTAAAAGAAATTAGAGAATATAAGAATGTAGATATCTTACGTATGAGTGAGATGACAAAAGTTTCAAAAACATATTTAAAATATATAGAAGAGGAAGCAATTACAAAACTTCCGGCCACTGTCTATGTTAGAGGTTTTGTATATCAATATGCAAAGTGCTTAAAGCTTAATCCAGAGATGGTCGCCTCTTCTTACTTAAATAGAATCAAAGAATTAAAAGGTTAA
- a CDS encoding RluA family pseudouridine synthase: protein MSASDGSESFTFTITEEDKANFKRLDQFLSHKLVDQSRSYIKMLFEKGEISSPNAAKKIELKKFPDVGTEIIVNIPPPAPADAIAENIPLEIHYEDEDLIIVNKAAGMVVHPAPGNYTGTLVNAILYHCKDIKGVGDQRRPGIVHRLDKGTSGIMVVAKNQKCHEGLVKLFSTHDITRRYECIAMGKSFPTGGKLESNIGRHPQNRLKMSTESKAGKHALTHYRVLKQFDKVAHVELKLETGRTHQIRVHLSQLLHRPILCDPLYGNPKEHLQRIGPELSDIIGDYEHPFLHAKELGFIHPITKKELHFTAPPPELFQNVLNHLNGC from the coding sequence ATGTCCGCTTCTGATGGTAGTGAATCATTTACTTTTACTATTACAGAGGAGGACAAGGCCAACTTTAAAAGGCTCGATCAATTCTTATCTCACAAGCTTGTTGATCAAAGTAGATCATATATAAAGATGCTCTTTGAAAAGGGAGAGATATCTTCTCCCAATGCTGCCAAGAAGATTGAACTCAAAAAATTTCCCGATGTTGGCACAGAGATCATCGTCAACATACCACCTCCGGCACCTGCTGATGCAATTGCTGAGAATATTCCTCTAGAGATTCACTATGAGGACGAAGATTTAATTATTGTTAACAAAGCGGCAGGGATGGTCGTTCATCCAGCTCCGGGAAATTATACTGGAACTTTAGTCAACGCGATCCTCTACCACTGTAAAGATATAAAAGGTGTTGGAGATCAACGCAGACCAGGAATTGTTCATCGCCTTGATAAGGGAACATCCGGCATCATGGTGGTTGCTAAGAATCAAAAATGTCATGAAGGCCTTGTGAAGCTCTTTAGCACTCACGATATCACTAGAAGATATGAATGCATTGCCATGGGAAAATCGTTTCCTACAGGTGGAAAGCTAGAGTCTAATATTGGAAGACATCCACAAAATAGATTAAAGATGTCGACGGAATCAAAAGCTGGCAAACATGCGCTCACTCACTACCGAGTCCTCAAGCAATTTGATAAAGTTGCCCATGTGGAATTAAAGCTAGAAACGGGAAGAACTCATCAGATTAGGGTTCACCTTAGTCAATTACTTCATCGCCCTATTCTCTGTGATCCACTCTATGGAAACCCCAAAGAGCACCTTCAAAGAATTGGCCCTGAGCTCAGTGATATTATCGGTGACTACGAGCACCCATTTCTTCATGCAAAAGAGCTTGGATTTATCCATCCGATTACTAAGAAAGAGTTGCACTTTACTGCACCTCCACCAGAACTTTTTCAAAATGTTCTCAATCATTTGAATGGATGCTAA
- a CDS encoding polyphenol oxidase family protein yields the protein MAPIFSQHLNQYIYEVWPARPELNNIKELIQVHGNDIVEATSINADTQADGLISYADEVLCIRTADCLPVCFTSNKGHALIHAGWRGIAKEILLDDKLKQISPETIYIGPHIRALNYEVSAEFTKNFPKSNNFKEIEGRIFFDISQEAIDQLSKNYPQSEIIDCGIDTYSHTDFYSYRNGDIEKRNWNVLRKI from the coding sequence ATGGCCCCAATTTTTAGCCAACACTTAAATCAGTATATCTATGAAGTCTGGCCAGCGAGACCAGAGTTAAACAATATAAAAGAATTAATCCAAGTTCATGGCAATGATATTGTCGAAGCAACGAGCATTAATGCAGACACTCAAGCTGATGGATTAATATCCTATGCAGACGAAGTCCTATGTATAAGGACTGCCGACTGCCTACCCGTTTGTTTTACCTCCAATAAAGGCCACGCTCTTATTCACGCGGGCTGGCGAGGAATAGCCAAGGAAATTTTATTGGATGATAAATTGAAGCAAATATCTCCAGAAACTATTTATATTGGTCCTCATATTAGGGCCTTGAATTACGAAGTCTCGGCAGAGTTTACAAAGAATTTTCCTAAATCTAACAATTTTAAAGAGATTGAAGGTAGAATATTCTTTGATATCTCACAAGAGGCCATTGACCAGTTATCAAAAAACTACCCACAATCAGAAATAATTGACTGCGGTATTGATACTTATTCTCACACAGATTTCTATAGCTATAGAAATGGAGATATCGAAAAAAGAAATTGGAATGTACTAAGGAAAATATAG
- a CDS encoding vitamin K epoxide reductase/DsbA family protein, with product MEKKSFYKDGTFNAHVILGVLAVAMIAVSIYLTNHYFGVKFPTSISDSSTMCNFNSFFNCDTTTNSPASNIAGVPISLFGALIGAFLLFGFLFKDEEFEGTNHILLLVNAVGCLVLFLYSLIALGGLCPMCSVYYFLSWGALFIFYKNSSHRFLSIKPVAIYLVVTLVASGITYYGVSGKQDEINKLAPSLLSQYWNLPNLGKPATDSEFRIASASENFTDAPLQLTFFSDFQCPACKALSDNSHAIARKYQGKINIQYMYYPLDHNCNPKMQRPLHTLACQAAYLTTCLPEKFGKVHDDIFNNQQSLSMQWLTDYAKKENVLECMNAPETKKKVQDIIARAEPFNINSTPTMLVNGVKIEGVLPLNQLYIILDDILAKSKK from the coding sequence ATGGAAAAGAAGTCTTTTTACAAAGATGGCACATTTAATGCGCATGTCATTTTGGGTGTACTAGCTGTTGCAATGATCGCAGTTTCAATTTATTTAACAAATCACTACTTTGGAGTGAAGTTTCCAACAAGTATTAGCGATAGCTCTACTATGTGTAACTTCAATTCATTCTTTAACTGTGACACAACAACCAACTCACCTGCTTCAAATATTGCAGGAGTACCAATCTCTCTCTTTGGTGCACTTATTGGAGCATTCCTCCTCTTTGGTTTCCTATTTAAAGACGAAGAATTTGAAGGTACTAATCACATACTACTTCTTGTTAACGCTGTAGGATGCTTAGTACTATTTCTCTATTCACTTATAGCTCTTGGTGGACTTTGTCCTATGTGCTCTGTTTACTACTTCCTCTCTTGGGGTGCTCTCTTTATTTTCTACAAGAACAGCTCCCATAGATTTTTAAGTATTAAGCCAGTTGCTATTTACCTAGTAGTTACGCTTGTTGCTTCTGGTATCACGTACTATGGAGTTTCTGGAAAGCAAGATGAAATAAATAAGCTTGCTCCTTCTCTTTTAAGTCAATACTGGAACCTTCCTAACCTTGGAAAGCCAGCAACGGATTCAGAGTTTAGAATTGCTTCTGCAAGTGAGAACTTCACAGATGCACCACTTCAATTAACATTCTTTTCTGATTTTCAATGTCCTGCGTGTAAGGCCCTTTCAGATAATTCTCACGCAATTGCAAGAAAGTACCAAGGGAAGATTAATATTCAATATATGTACTACCCTCTCGATCACAACTGTAACCCTAAGATGCAAAGACCTCTTCACACTCTGGCATGTCAGGCCGCTTACTTAACAACTTGTCTTCCAGAGAAGTTTGGAAAAGTTCATGATGATATCTTTAACAATCAACAGAGTCTTTCTATGCAATGGCTTACTGATTACGCAAAGAAAGAGAATGTACTTGAGTGTATGAATGCTCCTGAAACAAAGAAGAAAGTTCAGGATATCATCGCTAGAGCAGAGCCATTTAATATTAACTCAACACCTACAATGCTAGTGAATGGAGTTAAGATTGAGGGTGTACTTCCTCTTAATCAACTCTACATCATCTTAGATGATATATTAGCTAAATCTAAAAAGTAG
- a CDS encoding TatD family hydrolase, which produces MGKKRREIPTFENPIIETHCHLDYLKEEELKDVLSKTLAHNIEKIITISVAPNNLQPVLELAQTHSNIYCTQGIHPHEAKDWSDEVEKRIRENLKDESVVAVGEIGLDFYYNKSVKDIQIEVFKKQLELAIEFEMPVVIHTREADEETIEILKEYAPKMKYKGVVHSFTSGQELAKCAIDLGFYLGFNGIITFNNAQNVRDVLELCPLERVLLETDAPFLTPVPYRGKENAPYYLPFVAEKVAEVKNCELDLVLKTCYQNSKDCFLL; this is translated from the coding sequence ATGGGCAAGAAGAGAAGAGAGATACCAACCTTTGAGAATCCAATAATCGAGACGCACTGTCATCTCGATTATTTGAAAGAAGAAGAGCTAAAGGATGTTCTCTCAAAAACTCTTGCCCATAATATTGAGAAAATCATAACAATTTCAGTTGCTCCCAATAATCTACAACCTGTTCTAGAATTAGCTCAAACTCACTCCAATATCTACTGCACGCAGGGAATTCACCCTCATGAGGCAAAGGACTGGAGTGACGAGGTTGAAAAGAGAATCAGAGAAAACCTTAAAGACGAGAGCGTTGTCGCTGTCGGAGAGATTGGCCTTGATTTCTACTACAACAAGTCGGTTAAAGATATACAAATTGAAGTCTTTAAAAAGCAATTAGAGTTGGCCATTGAATTTGAAATGCCAGTGGTCATTCACACTAGAGAAGCGGATGAAGAGACCATCGAAATCCTAAAAGAGTACGCTCCCAAAATGAAATACAAAGGCGTTGTCCATAGTTTTACTTCGGGACAAGAGCTCGCCAAGTGCGCTATCGACTTAGGCTTCTACCTTGGCTTCAATGGAATCATTACTTTTAATAACGCACAAAATGTCCGCGATGTTCTAGAGCTCTGTCCACTTGAGAGAGTCCTACTTGAAACTGATGCTCCCTTCTTAACTCCTGTACCATACAGAGGAAAAGAGAATGCTCCCTACTACCTACCTTTTGTTGCCGAAAAGGTGGCCGAGGTGAAGAATTGCGAGCTGGATTTAGTGCTCAAAACTTGCTACCAGAACTCGAAGGACTGCTTCCTCCTTTAA
- a CDS encoding family 14 glycosylhydrolase: MKSILKMAALLLLSTMINTSFAKNFSANVLAPNLVGFTNDVEENRNQWAKFESDLEKMKELGIQSISTNIWWSLVESSDNNFNWSYYKKLSEIIIDKGLKWSPIISFHSCKSNEDDCNIPLPSWVFNKYSAHESINDINDLKFISQSGAVNDEYISFWATEIVATEYKEFIQSFITEFNSKSSSILEIIVSLGPNAELRFPTNNNEVSSSAYSNLAKSSFRSFIKTKYKTIDNVNAAWESNLETIEDIQPPLDSSFYTAEEFKSNYGKDFYDWYNSSLSEHGIIVLTTLIRELNKEDSSFLGKPIGTIIPGSIWSPTKDLNRLNELNAGLIRSSDNFWDNKNPASGYDHIIGTLKDASVLTKFENLNIHLTSIEMTAPKESKVDEEESTNLAFEISKLAKISNLGIMGQNQSANVLGSNIAWDNIWNAVQNANYTGLTIKTMNDISENPLAYDFYKWIIENMKK; this comes from the coding sequence ATGAAATCTATTCTTAAAATGGCAGCGTTATTGTTGTTAAGTACAATGATAAATACTTCTTTTGCTAAGAACTTCAGTGCCAATGTTCTTGCTCCAAATTTGGTTGGATTTACAAATGATGTAGAAGAAAATAGAAATCAGTGGGCCAAGTTTGAAAGCGATTTAGAAAAAATGAAAGAGCTTGGAATCCAATCCATCTCAACAAATATCTGGTGGTCTCTAGTTGAATCATCAGATAATAATTTCAACTGGAGCTATTATAAAAAGCTCTCTGAAATCATTATTGATAAGGGGTTAAAATGGTCCCCAATCATTTCTTTTCACAGCTGTAAAAGTAATGAAGACGACTGCAATATACCTCTTCCAAGCTGGGTATTTAATAAGTACTCTGCTCATGAAAGTATTAATGACATTAATGATCTAAAGTTCATTTCTCAAAGTGGTGCCGTAAATGACGAATATATTTCTTTCTGGGCCACTGAAATTGTGGCCACAGAATATAAAGAGTTCATTCAATCCTTTATAACTGAATTCAACTCTAAGAGTTCAAGTATTCTAGAGATCATTGTTTCCCTTGGACCAAATGCCGAACTTAGATTTCCAACTAATAACAATGAAGTGAGTTCATCAGCATACTCTAATCTTGCAAAGAGCTCTTTTAGATCGTTTATCAAAACAAAGTATAAGACGATTGATAATGTTAATGCTGCTTGGGAAAGTAATCTTGAGACAATCGAAGATATTCAACCTCCTCTAGATTCTTCATTCTATACAGCAGAAGAGTTCAAGAGCAATTATGGAAAAGACTTTTATGATTGGTATAACTCTTCTTTAAGTGAGCATGGAATTATTGTTCTTACGACTTTAATTAGAGAGCTTAATAAAGAAGATTCTTCATTTTTAGGAAAGCCAATCGGTACAATTATTCCAGGTTCAATCTGGTCTCCTACAAAAGATCTCAATCGACTCAATGAACTTAATGCTGGACTTATAAGATCCAGTGACAATTTCTGGGACAATAAGAATCCTGCATCAGGGTATGATCATATTATTGGAACACTTAAGGATGCATCAGTTCTAACGAAGTTTGAAAATTTAAATATTCACTTAACTTCAATTGAAATGACGGCCCCAAAAGAGTCTAAGGTTGATGAGGAAGAGAGTACAAATTTAGCTTTTGAAATATCTAAGTTAGCAAAGATTTCAAATCTAGGAATAATGGGACAAAATCAGTCGGCCAATGTTCTTGGTTCTAATATAGCTTGGGACAATATTTGGAATGCCGTTCAGAATGCAAATTACACAGGATTAACGATTAAAACGATGAACGATATTTCTGAAAATCCACTTGCCTACGATTTCTATAAGTGGATTATTGAAAATATGAAGAAGTAG
- a CDS encoding lipase family protein: protein MKTGNGVRHYKSHSDYLQNRGKKLISPAKGGSGDLPVEKAPTDKVELSQTSKDQSKDLGSKVKENLKQNERELKSASKHLLKDAVGVAKNAVNMPGIGTAIDLVSSVIPESEAIEEVKEVFVDKEEAGQIEGAKVIFVSGLHLAGISSNDEGLEGMAKDLEGASHFSWKDEEVVIDQIKRTPKDEPIILIGHSLGGDAIVNIANNLNTFANGFRKIDLLVTLDSVGFDNDIIPKNVKKNINFIGDKDAFFNDGPNIARDNSKTEVINNLRKEGHTQIDDSREVRETIWGEISRIRESYEQEKEQTNLMKSFLSKILAHPNALEILK, encoded by the coding sequence ATGAAAACTGGAAATGGCGTGCGCCACTATAAGTCCCATAGCGATTATCTTCAAAATAGAGGGAAGAAGTTGATCTCTCCTGCCAAGGGGGGAAGCGGTGATTTACCAGTTGAGAAAGCTCCTACCGACAAAGTTGAGTTGTCGCAAACTTCGAAAGATCAAAGTAAAGATCTCGGTTCAAAAGTTAAGGAAAACCTAAAGCAAAATGAAAGAGAGCTAAAGAGCGCTTCAAAACATCTTTTGAAAGATGCTGTTGGAGTCGCCAAGAATGCAGTGAATATGCCTGGGATTGGAACAGCTATAGATCTTGTGTCCTCTGTTATTCCTGAGAGTGAGGCCATTGAAGAAGTTAAAGAAGTCTTTGTTGATAAGGAAGAGGCCGGTCAAATTGAAGGGGCTAAAGTTATCTTCGTGAGTGGTCTTCATTTAGCTGGGATAAGCTCTAATGATGAGGGGCTAGAGGGCATGGCCAAAGATCTCGAAGGCGCTTCTCACTTTAGCTGGAAAGATGAAGAAGTTGTAATTGATCAGATAAAGAGAACTCCAAAAGATGAGCCTATCATTCTCATAGGTCACTCCCTTGGTGGAGATGCCATCGTAAATATTGCTAATAACTTAAATACATTTGCAAATGGTTTTAGAAAGATTGATCTCTTGGTGACGCTAGATTCTGTTGGCTTTGATAACGATATTATTCCTAAGAATGTAAAAAAGAATATTAACTTTATCGGAGATAAAGACGCTTTCTTCAATGATGGTCCAAATATCGCTAGAGATAATTCAAAAACTGAGGTGATTAATAACCTTAGAAAAGAGGGACATACTCAAATAGATGACTCTAGAGAGGTTAGGGAAACAATTTGGGGAGAGATCTCAAGAATAAGAGAAAGTTACGAGCAAGAAAAAGAACAGACCAACTTAATGAAGAGTTTCCTCTCAAAAATATTGGCCCACCCAAATGCATTAGAAATCTTAAAGTAA